One window of the Fusobacterium sp. SYSU M8D902 genome contains the following:
- a CDS encoding GspE/PulE family protein, with product MIKNNSDKLKDIFKELHNLPKKSRNTADLKIDNSLESDNSLVVKGLSAIILQGVKKKASDIHIEPMRDRTRIRYRVDGILYEEMVLDLNLHMSLISRLKIISHLDITEKKLPQDGKFQMEIDKKVIDFRVSIVPLINGEKGVIRILDREILDFNLENIGFLEEDYAKIVQLINKKSGILLSCGPTGSGKSSLIYSILKRLNTESINISTVEDPVEYELDGINQVQYNQEIGRDFATILKSYLRQDPDVLMIGEIRDYETAEIAVKSALTGHLVLSTLHTNDSVSGIYRLLNIGIEKYMLSASIIGIISQRLVRKLCPHCKEIDKHFRGKLSLMRIDSEKYSDKIFYTGRGCEHCNNSGYVGRTAIFEIFIVDEEIRELIDRGISIHELKTVAQEKGMKSLIEDGIEKSILGITSLDEIIRQG from the coding sequence ATGATAAAAAATAATTCTGATAAGCTGAAGGACATCTTTAAAGAGTTGCATAATTTACCTAAAAAGAGTAGGAATACAGCAGATTTAAAAATAGATAACTCTCTAGAATCAGATAACTCTCTTGTGGTGAAGGGATTGAGTGCAATCATACTTCAAGGAGTTAAGAAAAAAGCTAGTGATATTCATATTGAACCAATGAGAGATAGGACAAGAATCAGATATAGGGTAGATGGAATACTATATGAAGAGATGGTATTGGACCTCAATTTACATATGTCTTTAATATCAAGGCTCAAGATAATTTCTCATTTAGATATAACGGAGAAAAAACTTCCTCAAGATGGAAAATTTCAGATGGAGATTGACAAAAAAGTAATAGACTTCAGAGTTTCAATAGTTCCATTAATAAATGGAGAAAAGGGTGTAATTAGAATTTTAGATAGAGAGATTTTAGACTTCAACCTTGAAAATATTGGATTTTTAGAAGAGGATTATGCCAAGATAGTACAGCTAATAAATAAAAAGAGTGGGATACTACTCTCTTGTGGACCTACGGGCTCGGGAAAAAGTAGTTTGATCTACTCTATTCTAAAGAGGTTAAATACAGAGAGTATAAATATTTCAACAGTAGAAGATCCTGTTGAGTATGAGTTAGACGGGATAAATCAGGTACAATATAATCAAGAGATAGGAAGAGATTTTGCAACAATACTAAAATCATATTTGAGACAGGATCCTGATGTTTTGATGATTGGAGAGATAAGGGATTATGAAACAGCAGAAATAGCAGTAAAATCGGCATTGACAGGACATCTAGTTCTTTCTACCCTACATACTAATGACTCTGTGAGCGGTATTTATAGATTGCTAAATATAGGAATAGAGAAGTATATGTTGTCAGCTTCAATTATAGGGATAATATCTCAAAGGCTGGTTAGAAAGCTCTGTCCTCATTGTAAAGAGATAGATAAACACTTTAGAGGAAAACTATCTCTTATGAGAATAGATAGTGAGAAATATAGTGATAAAATATTCTATACAGGCAGAGGTTGTGAACATTGTAATAACTCTGGTTATGTAGGAAGAACAGCTATATTTGAGATTTTCATAGTAGATGAAGAGATAAGAGAGCTAATAGATAGAGGAATATCTATACATGAATTAAAAACTGTTGCACAAGAGAAAGGAATGAAATCTCTTATTGAAGATGGAATAGAGAAAAGTATTCTGGGAATAACCTCATTAGATGAGATTATTAGGCAGGGATAG
- a CDS encoding type II secretion system protein, with protein sequence MSKNRGFYLLNILVGISLVLFSLTLGFVWLRNYVESQEIKRAKTEIYEVFATYSAEAFNSKKNLNIELNYLRKDIRIYENTMVILDKVYLPKKLNYITIYDKGPTQVFRGRITNNGNITPSFSIYIFDYSDIARYRISFYGFDIIKYMRINIYRNRKDKSAKYDDILNYHNHWENVKSDWEVE encoded by the coding sequence ATGAGTAAGAATAGAGGTTTTTATCTATTGAATATTTTGGTGGGGATAAGTTTAGTTCTATTTTCACTAACACTAGGTTTTGTTTGGTTGAGAAACTATGTTGAGAGTCAAGAGATAAAAAGGGCAAAAACAGAGATATATGAAGTGTTTGCAACCTATTCAGCAGAGGCTTTTAACAGTAAGAAAAATTTAAATATAGAGTTAAATTATTTGAGAAAAGATATTAGAATCTATGAGAATACAATGGTTATTCTGGACAAAGTATATCTTCCTAAAAAATTAAATTATATTACAATTTATGATAAAGGACCAACTCAGGTGTTCAGAGGAAGAATAACGAATAATGGGAATATTACACCATCTTTTAGTATCTATATATTTGATTATAGTGATATAGCAAGATATAGGATATCTTTTTATGGATTTGATATTATAAAGTATATGAGAATAAATATTTATAGAAATAGAAAAGATAAAAGTGCTAAATATGATGATATTTTAAATTATCATAATCACTGGGAAAATGTTAAAAGTGATTGGGAGGTAGAATGA
- the smpB gene encoding SsrA-binding protein SmpB has product MILANNKKAFFDYFIEDKFEAGIELVGSEVKSAKSGKLSIKESFIRIINGEIFIMGMSIVPWSFGSVYNPEERRVRKLLLHKKEIRKLHEKVTQKGYTIVPLDVHLSKGYVKVTIALARGKKTYDKRESIAKRDVQRDIQRMSKIR; this is encoded by the coding sequence ATGATTTTAGCTAATAATAAAAAAGCTTTTTTTGACTATTTTATAGAAGATAAATTTGAAGCTGGAATAGAATTGGTAGGTAGTGAAGTTAAATCTGCTAAATCTGGTAAATTGAGTATAAAAGAATCATTTATTAGAATTATTAATGGTGAAATTTTTATTATGGGAATGTCAATTGTTCCTTGGAGTTTTGGAAGTGTCTATAATCCAGAGGAGAGAAGAGTTAGAAAACTTCTCCTTCATAAAAAAGAGATAAGAAAACTTCATGAAAAAGTTACTCAGAAAGGATATACTATAGTTCCTCTTGATGTACATCTTTCAAAAGGATATGTCAAAGTTACAATAGCTCTTGCTAGAGGTAAGAAAACATATGACAAGAGAGAATCAATAGCAAAAAGAGATGTTCAAAGAGATATTCAAAGAATGTCAAAAATTAGATAG
- a CDS encoding AAA family ATPase has translation MKKIPIAVEDFKEIIEQDYYYIDKTKFIEDILNDGAKVKLFCRPRRFGKTLNMSTFKYFFDIKNKDENRKLFNDLYIENSPLIDEQGKYPVIFLSMKGISSTNFEDALDKIKEKIVNIYEDYLYILNKLDEKSRNRYNAILDGNINRAQLESSLLFLTKALYKYYSQKVIVLIDEYDSPIMNAYEKRYYTEMKDFFKAFYGDTLKTNDYLQMGVLTGIIRVAQAGIFSDLNNFTNYTILNNEYSDSFGLVESEVKAVLDYYNIGYDMPEVKAWYDGYSFGKNEIYNPWSILKYVQFKEEKSYWVNTSGNALILNMLLASNSTVFDNLNDLINGKDIMVYINESIRMGDNLSPNNIWEIMLFSGYLTIKEKLSETMFTLRIPNKEIQKLFKGLFVDAIFRESNNVGSLIQALVTKNISQIIKSLEDVVVNAISFYDTSKKYENPYQTLLGGFLYALDDYYIMHPNMESGYGRADIILEPRNKTWAGYILELKRSNTNDIEKEAEKAFDQIEDKKYETLLKKNGVKDIVKIGLVFDGKKVISNYIE, from the coding sequence ATGAAAAAAATACCTATTGCAGTGGAAGACTTTAAAGAAATTATAGAACAAGATTATTATTATATTGATAAAACAAAGTTTATAGAAGATATATTAAATGATGGAGCAAAGGTAAAATTATTTTGTCGTCCTAGAAGATTTGGAAAGACTCTTAATATGTCTACATTTAAATATTTCTTTGATATAAAAAATAAAGATGAGAATAGAAAGCTATTCAATGACTTATATATAGAAAACTCTCCATTGATAGATGAACAAGGAAAATATCCAGTAATATTTCTTAGCATGAAAGGAATAAGTAGCACTAATTTTGAAGATGCTCTTGATAAAATCAAAGAAAAAATAGTTAATATTTATGAAGATTATCTATATATTTTGAATAAATTAGATGAGAAAAGTAGAAATAGATATAATGCTATACTTGATGGTAATATAAATAGAGCTCAATTAGAAAGTTCATTGTTATTTTTAACAAAAGCTTTATATAAATATTACAGTCAAAAAGTAATTGTACTAATAGATGAATATGATTCTCCCATTATGAATGCCTATGAAAAAAGGTATTATACTGAAATGAAAGATTTTTTTAAAGCTTTCTATGGAGATACACTTAAAACTAATGATTACTTACAAATGGGAGTTCTTACTGGAATAATAAGGGTAGCTCAAGCAGGAATATTTTCTGATTTAAATAACTTTACAAACTATACAATATTGAATAATGAGTACAGTGATAGTTTTGGATTAGTAGAAAGTGAAGTAAAAGCTGTGCTTGATTATTATAATATTGGATATGATATGCCAGAGGTAAAAGCTTGGTATGATGGCTATAGTTTTGGAAAAAATGAAATATATAATCCTTGGAGTATTTTAAAATATGTACAATTTAAAGAAGAAAAATCTTACTGGGTAAATACTTCTGGAAATGCTCTGATTTTAAATATGTTATTAGCTTCAAATTCAACTGTATTTGACAACTTAAATGATTTGATAAATGGCAAGGATATAATGGTATATATCAATGAAAGTATAAGAATGGGAGATAATCTTTCTCCTAATAATATTTGGGAGATCATGTTATTCTCCGGATATTTAACAATTAAGGAAAAACTTAGTGAAACAATGTTTACTTTAAGAATACCCAATAAAGAGATACAGAAGTTATTTAAAGGATTATTTGTAGATGCTATTTTTAGAGAGAGTAATAATGTTGGAAGTTTGATTCAAGCTTTAGTTACTAAGAATATATCTCAAATAATAAAAAGTTTAGAAGATGTAGTTGTTAATGCTATTAGTTTCTATGATACAAGTAAAAAGTATGAGAATCCTTATCAAACATTATTAGGTGGATTTTTATATGCCTTAGATGATTATTATATAATGCATCCCAATATGGAAAGTGGTTATGGTAGAGCTGATATAATTTTAGAACCAAGAAATAAAACTTGGGCTGGATATATTTTGGAACTAAAAAGATCTAATACCAATGATATAGAAAAAGAAGCGGAAAAAGCTTTTGATCAAATAGAAGATAAAAAATATGAAACTCTATTAAAGAAAAATGGAGTAAAAGATATAGTAAAAATTGGCTTAGTTTTTGATGGTAAGAAGGTAATAAGTAACTATATTGAATAA
- a CDS encoding cytochrome c biogenesis CcdA family protein, which yields MINTELFIGAVYSAGLFSFFSPCIFPLLPVYLGILSTGGKRSITKTILFVFGLSISFVILGFGAGIIGSILISDPFRIASALIIIIFGIIQTGIIKIPILERTKLINVEISESLWGAFLLGFTFSLGWTPCIGPILTSILFISSGGGDPIYGATMMFIYVLGLATPFVVLSFSSKYFLNKVSKVKSYLGILKKIGGVLLILMGILLLTNNLNIFLYY from the coding sequence ATGATTAATACCGAATTATTCATTGGTGCTGTATATTCAGCTGGATTATTCTCTTTCTTTTCTCCCTGTATATTTCCTCTACTACCAGTTTATTTAGGAATTTTGAGCACAGGAGGAAAAAGATCTATTACAAAGACAATTCTCTTTGTCTTTGGACTTTCAATAAGTTTTGTAATTCTTGGTTTTGGTGCAGGAATTATAGGTTCTATTTTAATAAGTGATCCATTTAGAATAGCAAGTGCTTTAATTATTATAATCTTTGGAATTATTCAAACAGGAATTATTAAAATACCTATTTTAGAAAGGACTAAACTTATTAATGTTGAGATTAGTGAGAGTCTTTGGGGAGCTTTTTTATTAGGGTTTACCTTCAGCTTAGGTTGGACTCCCTGTATAGGTCCAATATTGACCTCTATCCTCTTCATATCAAGTGGTGGTGGAGATCCTATATATGGAGCAACTATGATGTTTATATATGTCTTAGGTCTAGCTACCCCCTTTGTTGTACTATCTTTTTCATCTAAATATTTTTTAAATAAAGTTTCAAAAGTAAAAAGCTATTTAGGTATCTTAAAAAAGATAGGAGGAGTTCTTCTAATTTTAATGGGAATACTGCTTTTAACTAACAATTTAAATATTTTTTTATATTACTAA
- a CDS encoding redoxin family protein codes for MKSFKTFFLLTLFFIIGMVSYSREVNLSKLKLKDIDGQTYSFTDTKNEKYVKLWASWCPVCLYGLDELEEMGAEKRDYDIITVVSPGIVGEKNTEDFKEWYNSLGYKNIKVLLDEKGEINKIVKNRVYPTSVILDENGNIKQVIPGHLDKIQIDSLFSSNSDKKKEVK; via the coding sequence ATGAAGAGTTTTAAAACTTTTTTCTTACTGACGTTATTTTTTATAATTGGAATGGTATCTTACTCAAGAGAGGTCAATCTATCTAAGCTCAAATTAAAAGATATAGATGGGCAAACATACTCTTTTACAGATACAAAAAATGAAAAATATGTTAAGCTTTGGGCTTCTTGGTGTCCTGTATGTCTCTACGGATTAGATGAATTGGAGGAGATGGGAGCCGAAAAGAGAGATTATGATATTATCACTGTTGTTTCTCCTGGTATAGTTGGTGAAAAAAATACTGAAGATTTTAAAGAGTGGTATAACTCTTTGGGATACAAAAATATTAAAGTGCTCTTAGATGAAAAAGGTGAGATCAACAAAATAGTTAAAAATCGTGTTTATCCCACATCTGTTATTTTAGATGAAAATGGAAATATTAAACAGGTTATTCCTGGACATTTAGATAAAATACAGATAGACTCTCTATTTTCTTCTAATTCAGATAAAAAAAAAGAGGTGAAATAG
- the msrB gene encoding peptide-methionine (R)-S-oxide reductase MsrB: MERIPGVIDAVSGYANGNTENPKYEDLIYRNSGHAETVYVKYDKDKIKLSTLLKYYFKVIDPTSLNKQGNDRGTQYRTGIYYTSEDDIPTINAIIEEEQKKYSKKIVVEVLPLDKFYLAEEYHQDYLKKNPNGYCHINLSKAKEVIVDETLYPLISKDELRKKLNVQQYEVTQNGDTERAYENEYWDFFEKGIYVDITTGEPLFSSEDKYPSQCGWPSFVKAIVPEVVTYHEDFSYNMNRIEVRSRSGKAHLGHVFDDGPRERGGKRYCINSASIKFIPYEKMEELGYGYLKSLFE; the protein is encoded by the coding sequence ATGGAAAGAATACCTGGTGTTATTGATGCTGTCTCTGGATATGCAAATGGAAACACAGAAAATCCAAAATATGAGGACTTAATTTACAGAAATTCGGGACATGCTGAAACTGTCTATGTAAAATATGATAAGGATAAGATCAAACTTTCAACACTATTAAAATATTACTTTAAAGTCATTGATCCTACTAGTTTAAACAAGCAAGGTAACGACAGAGGAACACAATATAGAACTGGGATTTATTATACATCTGAAGATGATATCCCAACTATCAACGCAATTATAGAAGAGGAACAGAAAAAATATAGTAAAAAAATAGTAGTTGAAGTTTTACCATTAGATAAGTTTTATTTAGCTGAAGAGTATCATCAAGATTATTTAAAAAAGAATCCTAATGGTTACTGTCATATCAACCTTTCAAAAGCTAAAGAGGTCATAGTAGATGAAACTCTTTACCCTCTTATCTCTAAAGATGAGTTAAGAAAAAAATTAAATGTTCAACAGTATGAAGTAACACAAAATGGAGATACTGAAAGAGCTTATGAAAATGAATACTGGGATTTTTTTGAAAAAGGTATATATGTTGATATTACAACAGGAGAGCCACTATTTTCTTCAGAGGATAAATACCCTTCTCAATGTGGTTGGCCTAGTTTTGTTAAAGCTATTGTTCCAGAAGTTGTAACTTACCATGAAGATTTCAGTTACAACATGAATCGTATAGAAGTTAGAAGTAGAAGTGGAAAAGCTCATCTAGGTCATGTTTTTGATGATGGGCCAAGAGAAAGAGGTGGAAAAAGATATTGCATTAACAGTGCTTCTATTAAATTTATACCTTATGAAAAAATGGAAGAGCTAGGTTATGGATATCTTAAATCCCTTTTTGAATAG
- a CDS encoding PTS sugar transporter subunit IIA, with amino-acid sequence MANKSNYFPRRSSHFKNYEVNLSGRGSQKGISFLEANFMIEISDFELVKLTDYFLGCSNLSLNNSAYKEWLEIEIIVKKIILHFKKIYGVDLNGDTSLVNGLVNHIKPTIHRIKNGIKLENSVYDEVLENYPELLGDVGEDLKILEEFIGIEITDDEIAFIALHFKGAIDRNKVIKKESKNVILICGYGYGTSKLLEQQLKERYNINILEVIPLNQLSNITLSDNIDLIITTLIKLELNTEIPIVSVHPILKNEDIEILDGYNLPKHSNRILLSTLFKSVSSNCEIRDRAKLIEEFKTILEGKVIDDLSVEGKKLSDFLNVDNIKLKLSATTWEEAIRKSGKILLECGNIEEEYIETMVDKIKQYGSYIVITDLLAIPHGDISVGVKNSGMALVTLDRAVLFPENRKVKYLLAFCTTESKDYLDALNSFLELVDNHKFLDTLNSTNSVKKVIDTIKKYEFLSKMLSC; translated from the coding sequence TTGGCTAACAAAAGCAACTATTTCCCAAGAAGAAGCTCCCACTTCAAAAATTACGAAGTAAATTTAAGTGGGAGAGGTTCACAGAAGGGAATCTCATTTTTAGAGGCTAATTTTATGATAGAGATCTCTGATTTTGAATTGGTTAAATTAACAGATTATTTCTTAGGTTGCAGTAATCTCTCTCTTAATAATTCTGCATATAAAGAGTGGCTCGAGATAGAGATAATTGTAAAAAAAATAATACTTCATTTCAAAAAGATATATGGAGTTGATTTAAATGGAGATACAAGTTTAGTTAATGGTTTGGTTAATCATATTAAGCCAACTATTCATAGAATAAAGAATGGGATTAAGCTGGAAAATTCTGTCTATGATGAGGTATTAGAAAACTATCCTGAACTATTAGGAGATGTTGGAGAGGACTTAAAAATACTAGAAGAGTTTATAGGAATAGAGATTACAGATGATGAGATAGCTTTTATAGCACTACACTTTAAAGGGGCTATTGATAGAAATAAAGTTATAAAAAAAGAGAGTAAAAATGTTATTTTAATATGTGGCTATGGCTATGGAACATCTAAGCTTTTAGAACAACAGTTAAAGGAGCGTTACAATATAAATATTTTAGAGGTTATCCCTTTAAATCAATTGAGTAATATAACATTATCTGATAATATAGATCTCATAATTACTACTTTGATAAAGTTAGAATTGAATACAGAGATTCCAATAGTATCAGTACATCCAATTTTGAAAAATGAGGATATTGAGATTTTAGATGGCTATAACTTACCAAAACATTCAAATAGAATACTCTTATCAACCTTGTTTAAAAGTGTCAGCTCAAATTGTGAGATAAGGGATAGAGCTAAGTTGATTGAGGAGTTTAAAACTATATTAGAAGGAAAGGTAATTGATGATTTAAGTGTGGAAGGAAAAAAACTCTCAGATTTTTTAAATGTGGATAATATAAAGTTAAAACTCTCTGCTACAACTTGGGAGGAAGCAATTAGAAAATCTGGAAAAATACTGTTAGAGTGTGGAAATATAGAAGAGGAATATATAGAAACTATGGTAGATAAAATAAAGCAGTATGGATCTTACATAGTTATAACTGATCTTTTGGCAATTCCACATGGAGATATATCTGTTGGTGTAAAGAACTCTGGAATGGCTTTAGTTACACTGGATAGAGCTGTTCTATTTCCTGAGAATAGAAAAGTTAAATATCTTCTAGCTTTTTGTACAACTGAATCTAAAGATTATTTAGATGCTCTCAACTCATTTTTAGAGCTAGTAGATAATCATAAATTTTTAGATACATTAAACTCTACAAATTCAGTAAAAAAAGTTATAGATACAATAAAAAAATATGAGTTTTTATCAAAGATGTTATCTTGTTAG
- the tnpB gene encoding IS200/IS605 family element RNA-guided endonuclease TnpB has product MKQLKAYKFRIYPSEEQKIFFSKTFGCVRLIYNLMLNDRLKAYEESKGNVDKKIKYPTPAKYKKEYEFLKEVDSLALANAQMNLDKAYKNFFRDKSVGFPKFKSKKNPVQSYTTNNQNGTVNIFENWLKLPKLKELIKVKVQREIKGKVKSATISRKGSGKYFISLLCETDIEELPKTNSAVGIDLGIKDMAILSTGEKIKNLKFRKQLEDKLRKEQRKLSRRALLAKKENRKLRESKNYQKQRIKVAKIHEKIMNMRIDFLNKLSTYIIKSHDIICIENLNTKGLLHNHKLAKSIADVSWASFVNKLEYKAKWYGKELIKIDRLYPSSQICSVCGHRACKKTLDIREWTCPICNTHHDRDINASKNILAEGLRIRQVV; this is encoded by the coding sequence ATGAAACAGCTAAAAGCATATAAATTTAGAATTTATCCAAGCGAAGAACAAAAAATATTTTTTAGTAAAACTTTTGGTTGTGTTCGCCTTATCTATAATCTTATGCTAAATGATAGACTTAAAGCATATGAGGAGAGTAAGGGTAATGTTGATAAAAAAATAAAATATCCTACCCCTGCAAAATATAAAAAAGAATATGAATTTCTAAAAGAAGTTGATAGTCTTGCTCTTGCTAATGCTCAAATGAATCTAGATAAAGCATATAAAAACTTTTTTAGAGATAAGTCAGTAGGCTTTCCTAAATTCAAATCCAAGAAAAATCCTGTACAAAGTTATACGACTAATAATCAAAATGGAACTGTAAATATTTTTGAAAATTGGTTAAAACTTCCAAAATTGAAAGAATTAATAAAAGTAAAAGTGCAGAGAGAAATAAAAGGCAAAGTAAAATCTGCTACTATTTCACGCAAAGGAAGTGGAAAATATTTTATCTCTCTTTTGTGTGAAACAGATATAGAAGAACTACCTAAAACAAATTCAGCAGTAGGAATTGATTTAGGTATTAAAGATATGGCTATTTTATCTACTGGAGAGAAAATAAAAAATCTTAAATTTAGAAAGCAACTAGAAGATAAATTAAGAAAAGAACAGAGAAAACTTTCAAGAAGAGCTTTATTAGCTAAGAAAGAAAATAGAAAATTAAGAGAAAGTAAAAACTATCAAAAACAAAGAATTAAAGTAGCTAAGATACACGAAAAAATTATGAATATGAGAATAGATTTCTTAAATAAGTTAAGTACATATATTATCAAAAGCCACGATATTATTTGTATTGAAAACTTAAATACAAAAGGATTACTTCATAATCATAAATTAGCAAAATCTATCGCAGATGTATCTTGGGCTAGTTTTGTAAATAAACTTGAGTATAAGGCGAAATGGTATGGCAAAGAACTAATAAAAATAGATAGACTATATCCATCAAGTCAAATATGCTCTGTATGTGGTCATAGAGCTTGCAAGAAAACTCTTGATATAAGAGAGTGGACTTGTCCAATTTGTAATACACACCACGATAGAGATATAAATGCAAGTAAAAATATACTAGCTGAAGGACTAAGAATAAGACAAGTTGTCTAA
- a CDS encoding glycoside hydrolase family 38 C-terminal domain-containing protein — protein sequence MLVKLTLLNKRDNKIIENFIYFEESGDDGDTYDYSPPIIDNRAITQISDEDVEIKNGTLVKLMKLKGVIHSSNSLEEREKYIFNGKTPYELRIELDNSNNIKFHIEIENNSKDHRIRVIANTGLTSNTSIADTPFGTIERESNPISLKNWKELKWKEEPTPIYPFINFVSLRSKEGAMSILAKGIKEYEIIENNKISLTLFRSIGFLGKPDLIRRPGVASGQEFKYIETPDSQLLKKMIFKFAIRFDKEYNSNIIKREYQKYAVSTLDYQIQELNRFTNTLKYFVMHPLKTKLNRFNNLINLDSSSLSFSAIVPIDENSYVLRLVNTCERIETTTINIEFGSNYERVNMLYEKIGENSKIKAGKIALKDIKPGEVINLKIYR from the coding sequence TTGCTCGTTAAGTTAACCCTTCTAAATAAGAGAGATAATAAGATTATAGAAAACTTCATATATTTTGAAGAGAGTGGAGATGATGGAGATACATATGATTACTCTCCACCTATTATTGATAATAGGGCAATTACACAGATCTCTGATGAAGATGTTGAAATAAAAAATGGAACTCTTGTCAAGTTGATGAAACTTAAAGGAGTTATACATTCAAGTAACTCTTTAGAGGAAAGAGAGAAATATATATTCAATGGAAAAACTCCATATGAATTGAGAATTGAATTAGATAACTCAAACAACATCAAATTTCATATTGAGATAGAAAACAATAGTAAGGATCATAGAATAAGAGTCATAGCAAATACTGGTTTAACTTCTAACACTTCCATAGCTGATACTCCGTTTGGAACTATCGAAAGAGAGAGCAATCCTATCAGTTTAAAAAATTGGAAGGAGTTAAAATGGAAGGAGGAGCCTACTCCTATATATCCTTTTATCAACTTTGTATCACTTAGATCTAAAGAGGGAGCTATGAGTATCTTAGCTAAGGGAATTAAAGAGTATGAGATAATTGAAAATAATAAGATCTCCCTAACTCTATTTAGAAGTATTGGATTCTTAGGTAAGCCTGATTTAATCAGAAGACCTGGAGTAGCTTCTGGACAGGAGTTTAAATATATTGAGACACCTGATAGTCAACTTTTGAAAAAAATGATTTTTAAGTTTGCAATTAGATTTGATAAAGAATATAATAGTAATATAATTAAAAGAGAGTATCAAAAATATGCTGTGTCAACATTGGACTACCAAATTCAAGAGTTAAATAGATTTACAAATACATTAAAATATTTTGTTATGCACCCTCTAAAAACTAAACTTAATAGATTTAACAATCTAATCAACTTAGATAGTAGTAGTTTAAGTTTTTCAGCTATTGTTCCTATTGATGAAAATAGTTATGTTTTAAGATTGGTAAATACTTGTGAAAGAATAGAGACTACAACAATAAATATAGAGTTTGGAAGCAACTATGAAAGAGTGAATATGCTCTATGAAAAGATAGGTGAAAACTCTAAAATTAAAGCTGGAAAGATAGCTTTAAAAGATATTAAACCTGGTGAAGTGATTAACTTAAAAATTTATAGATAA